The Streptomonospora litoralis genome window below encodes:
- a CDS encoding RNA polymerase-binding protein RbpA, which yields MGSGSAIRGSRVGAGPMGEAERGESAPRVRVPFYCANKHEVVPSFAHEAAVPEEWDCPRCGFPAGKDPQNPPAPPRTEPYKTHLAYVKERRSEEEGRLILDEALAKLRAERAEIEAYIQANAN from the coding sequence GTGGGTAGTGGCAGCGCCATCCGTGGCAGCCGCGTCGGTGCCGGCCCGATGGGCGAGGCCGAGCGCGGCGAGTCCGCACCGCGTGTCCGGGTGCCCTTCTACTGCGCCAACAAGCACGAGGTCGTGCCGAGCTTCGCGCACGAAGCCGCGGTCCCCGAGGAGTGGGACTGCCCTCGCTGCGGCTTCCCGGCGGGCAAGGACCCGCAGAACCCTCCGGCGCCGCCGCGGACCGAGCCGTACAAGACCCACCTGGCTTACGTGAAGGAGCGCCGCAGCGAAGAGGAGGGTCGCCTCATCCTCGACGAGGCCCTGGCGAAGCTGCGGGCCGAGCGCGCCGAGATCGAGGCCTACATCCAGGCCAACGCCAACTAG
- the secG gene encoding preprotein translocase subunit SecG, with protein sequence MILGLSILVMLCSVLLVLMVLLHKGKGGGLSDLFGGGVTSSLGGSSVVERNLDRLTIATGLVWIVAVVVLGLMLNQAG encoded by the coding sequence GTGATCCTCGGTCTGTCCATCCTCGTGATGCTCTGCAGCGTGCTGCTGGTCCTGATGGTGCTGTTGCACAAGGGCAAGGGCGGCGGCCTCTCCGACCTGTTCGGGGGCGGCGTCACGTCCTCCCTGGGCGGGTCCTCCGTGGTCGAACGCAACCTCGACCGACTGACGATCGCCACCGGACTGGTGTGGATCGTCGCCGTCGTGGTCCTCGGGCTGATGCTCAACCAGGCCGGTTAG